One genomic window of Chloroflexota bacterium includes the following:
- a CDS encoding CoA transferase translates to MVPTGPLQGIRVMDFGWVVAGPRCGKTLADLGAEVIRIEGRGRIDTFRQGGGFVDGKELAPGGRFKEINRNKVAITLNMRHPKGLEIARKLLAISDVVIENFTSGVMDRWGFGYDVMKEINPGVVYVSMSGYGHSGPYEHYVSHGPIVQALAGFTHCTGLPDRRPVVMGAYADFIGGASAAFAVVAALAHRQQTGLGQYVDLAQYQAIAATTGTAVLDYTVNGRAAQRIGTGSYHQQAAPYGPYRCAGEDRWCAIAVTTEAEWEAFRAALGAPAWTRDQRFATMADRVGNRAALDERVTEWTRQHSPDEVMYLLQKAGCPAAAVQNAVDMARDPHLHARGFWEYQQDPQLGTQRFEGVPGRLSETPGRVRRPAPQVGEHNDYVYGSLLGMDEHQIQQYAEEGVF, encoded by the coding sequence ATGGTTCCTACTGGTCCTCTCCAGGGCATCCGCGTCATGGACTTCGGCTGGGTCGTCGCCGGGCCTCGCTGTGGGAAGACGCTTGCCGACCTGGGGGCAGAGGTGATCCGGATCGAGGGACGCGGCCGGATCGACACGTTCCGCCAGGGTGGCGGATTCGTCGATGGCAAGGAGCTTGCGCCGGGCGGGCGCTTCAAGGAGATCAACCGAAACAAGGTCGCCATCACGCTGAACATGCGCCATCCGAAGGGGCTTGAGATCGCCAGGAAGCTGCTCGCGATCAGCGATGTCGTGATCGAGAACTTCACCTCGGGCGTCATGGACCGCTGGGGCTTCGGCTACGACGTGATGAAGGAGATCAACCCGGGCGTGGTCTACGTGAGCATGTCCGGCTACGGGCACTCCGGCCCCTACGAGCATTACGTCAGCCACGGGCCGATTGTGCAGGCGCTCGCAGGCTTCACCCACTGCACGGGCCTGCCGGATCGGCGGCCGGTCGTCATGGGCGCATACGCTGACTTCATCGGGGGCGCGTCGGCAGCCTTCGCCGTCGTCGCGGCGCTGGCGCACCGCCAGCAGACCGGACTCGGGCAGTACGTCGATCTCGCCCAGTACCAGGCCATTGCCGCTACGACCGGCACCGCCGTCCTGGACTACACCGTCAACGGGCGCGCGGCCCAGCGCATCGGCACCGGCAGCTACCACCAGCAGGCTGCGCCGTACGGACCGTACCGCTGCGCCGGCGAGGATCGCTGGTGCGCGATCGCCGTGACCACCGAGGCGGAGTGGGAGGCGTTTCGCGCCGCGCTTGGTGCGCCGGCCTGGACCCGGGACCAGCGGTTCGCGACGATGGCCGACCGGGTGGGCAATCGAGCGGCCCTTGATGAGCGGGTGACGGAGTGGACTCGTCAGCACAGCCCCGACGAGGTCATGTACCTGCTGCAGAAGGCCGGCTGCCCAGCCGCTGCCGTCCAGAACGCGGTGGACATGGCCCGCGATCCACACCTGCACGCGCGCGGCTTCTGGGAGTACCAGCAAGACCCACAGCTCGGCACCCAGCGGTTCGAAGGCGTCCCCGGCAGGCTCTCCGAGACGCCAGGCCGTGTGCGCCGGCCCGCGCCCCAGGTCGGGGAGCACAACGACTACGTCTACGGATCGCTGCTCGGGATGGACGAGCATCAGATCCAGCAGTACGCCGAGGAGGGCGTCTTCTAG
- a CDS encoding cupin domain-containing protein translates to MPRAIRRVVTGHTPGGRSTIVMDGPAPQVRRRSHPDAGSTVLWVTDRAPASNVDEADAAPAGVVNPVPPPSPGGTLLRIVDYVPASQAADAASDMIGVNHAPDREAKHAGFHQTHTVDYAIVLEGEIWAVLEEAETLLTAGDVLIQRATYHAWENRSDRLCRMAFILIDAEPLPTPT, encoded by the coding sequence ATGCCGAGAGCCATCAGGCGAGTTGTCACGGGGCACACGCCCGGCGGACGCTCGACCATCGTCATGGATGGCCCCGCCCCACAGGTCAGGCGGCGCTCGCACCCGGATGCTGGCAGCACCGTGCTCTGGGTCACCGACCGCGCGCCGGCATCGAACGTCGACGAAGCCGACGCCGCGCCGGCCGGCGTGGTCAACCCCGTACCGCCGCCCAGCCCCGGCGGCACCCTGCTGCGTATCGTCGACTACGTCCCGGCCAGCCAGGCAGCCGATGCGGCCTCCGACATGATCGGCGTCAACCATGCGCCAGACCGTGAGGCGAAGCACGCTGGCTTTCACCAGACGCACACGGTGGACTACGCCATCGTTCTGGAGGGCGAGATCTGGGCGGTGTTGGAAGAGGCCGAGACCCTGCTCACGGCCGGCGATGTGCTGATCCAGCGGGCCACGTACCACGCCTGGGAGAACCGCTCCGACCGGCTCTGCCGGATGGCGTTCATCCTCATCGATGCGGAGCCGCTGCCGACGCCCACCTGA
- a CDS encoding aldo/keto reductase → MRYRELGQTGLQVSEIGIGAWGIGGVMMIDGRPGSYGAADDAEAIRMIHWGLDQGINFIDSAPAYGFGHSEELVGQALKGRRDKVIVETKVGEHHVDGRQVWRFDPPFVREAIDQSLQRLQTDYIDSYVLHLPAAGGVSTEEALEAIETARDTGKVRFVGASIYSNAQGVELIESGRCDVIQQVVSLLQPEATQALLPAAIEHGVGIVARQVLFKGFLTDAVTRETVFAETDMRSRYPKDAVRGYFDRIDELSFLWSDGRRRRIEAAIQFALSQPAVGTVICGAVTQQELADAVAAGDAAALSDEEVARVADIQQRQLAAAIAR, encoded by the coding sequence GTGAGATATCGAGAGCTTGGGCAGACCGGCCTGCAGGTATCTGAGATCGGAATCGGAGCGTGGGGCATCGGCGGCGTCATGATGATCGATGGCCGCCCCGGCTCCTACGGTGCTGCCGACGACGCCGAAGCGATCAGAATGATCCATTGGGGGCTGGATCAGGGGATCAACTTCATCGACTCGGCCCCGGCCTACGGCTTCGGGCACAGCGAGGAGCTGGTCGGACAGGCGCTCAAGGGCCGCCGCGACAAGGTCATCGTCGAGACGAAGGTCGGCGAGCACCATGTTGACGGCCGGCAGGTCTGGCGGTTTGACCCGCCGTTCGTGCGCGAAGCCATCGACCAGAGCCTGCAGCGACTTCAGACCGACTACATCGACAGCTACGTGCTGCACCTGCCGGCCGCCGGCGGCGTCAGCACCGAGGAAGCGCTCGAAGCCATCGAGACGGCCCGCGACACGGGCAAGGTGCGCTTCGTTGGGGCCTCCATCTACAGCAATGCCCAGGGCGTGGAGCTGATCGAGAGCGGGCGTTGCGATGTCATCCAGCAAGTCGTGAGCCTGCTGCAGCCCGAGGCGACGCAGGCGCTCCTGCCGGCCGCCATCGAGCACGGCGTCGGGATCGTGGCGCGGCAGGTGCTCTTCAAAGGCTTCCTGACGGATGCCGTGACGCGCGAGACGGTGTTCGCCGAGACTGACATGCGGTCGCGCTATCCGAAGGACGCCGTACGCGGGTACTTCGACCGCATCGACGAGCTGTCGTTCCTCTGGTCGGATGGACGCCGCCGACGGATCGAGGCGGCGATTCAGTTTGCGCTCAGCCAGCCGGCCGTCGGCACCGTGATCTGCGGCGCCGTCACGCAGCAGGAGCTTGCCGACGCGGTCGCAGCCGGCGATGCTGCCGCGCTCTCGGACGAGGAAGTGGCGCGCGTCGCCGATATCCAGCAGCGGCAACTGGCGGCAGCAATCGCGCGCTGA
- a CDS encoding Gfo/Idh/MocA family oxidoreductase encodes MVHTCHLPVSRGVWAHSGTKDEHVTAAPIGFAVLGTGIIAEVHRQAIAMNADAGARLVAVGHYDPARFAEIGRRFGVPCVSEADLLALPDADVVCLATPSGQHAEQTIAAAAAGKHVLVEKPLALSLADADAMIAACDRAGVRLGVLLQRRAEPLFRQVYEAIRAGDLGEITMASVCMPYHRPQAYYDQAAWRGTWEQDGGGVLMNQGIHFVDLLLWLMGADPVQITARAATLQRQIEVEDTVVAALEFSNGALATLSATSTAPPGFRQRVEVYGTAGAIQLEGDAVVRWETARGAGPDSGDSAGAAADVAAPPASAFPTAGSQSPVAHAELIRDFVAALRDGRPPAVDGREGRRSVAAVLGIYEAAGLLPRPG; translated from the coding sequence ATGGTGCATACCTGTCACCTGCCCGTCAGCCGTGGAGTCTGGGCCCACTCAGGAACGAAGGATGAGCACGTGACAGCAGCGCCCATCGGATTTGCGGTCCTCGGGACGGGGATCATCGCCGAAGTCCACCGGCAGGCCATCGCGATGAACGCCGATGCTGGCGCTCGACTGGTGGCCGTCGGGCACTACGACCCGGCGCGGTTTGCCGAGATTGGCCGGCGTTTCGGGGTTCCTTGCGTGAGCGAAGCGGATCTGCTGGCGTTGCCAGACGCGGACGTCGTGTGCCTCGCAACGCCGAGCGGACAGCATGCTGAGCAGACCATCGCGGCGGCGGCGGCCGGCAAGCACGTGCTGGTCGAGAAGCCGCTGGCGCTCAGCCTCGCCGATGCTGACGCGATGATCGCGGCGTGCGACCGGGCCGGGGTTCGCCTCGGTGTGTTGCTCCAGCGCCGGGCCGAGCCGCTCTTCCGACAGGTCTACGAGGCGATCCGCGCCGGGGACCTGGGCGAGATCACCATGGCTTCCGTCTGTATGCCGTATCACCGGCCCCAGGCCTACTACGACCAGGCCGCCTGGCGCGGGACCTGGGAGCAGGACGGCGGCGGCGTCCTGATGAACCAGGGGATCCATTTCGTGGATCTCCTGCTCTGGCTGATGGGCGCCGATCCGGTGCAGATCACGGCGCGGGCGGCCACGCTCCAGCGGCAGATCGAGGTTGAGGACACCGTCGTGGCGGCGCTCGAGTTCTCGAACGGGGCCCTCGCCACCCTCTCCGCGACCTCGACAGCGCCGCCCGGATTTCGTCAGCGTGTCGAGGTGTACGGGACGGCCGGTGCGATCCAGCTCGAAGGCGATGCCGTCGTCCGCTGGGAGACTGCGCGCGGGGCAGGCCCGGATTCCGGCGATTCAGCAGGCGCGGCTGCCGACGTCGCCGCGCCGCCCGCGTCGGCGTTCCCGACCGCCGGGTCGCAGTCGCCAGTGGCGCACGCCGAGCTGATCCGCGATTTCGTGGCGGCCCTGCGGGATGGCCGCCCCCCTGCTGTGGATGGGCGCGAGGGCCGGCGGAGCGTGGCTGCCGTGCTTGGCATCTACGAGGCGGCCGGGCTGCTGCCTCGCCCGGGGTGA
- a CDS encoding ABC transporter permease: MAAPALKEADRAEVGRSRSRQARLRRLVLRMGVRGVLGFCMVTAITLVAFLAPVLAPYDPGKQDYTAIMKPPSAAHLLGTDNLGRDVLTRVIYGAQASVRVGLMAVTLALVLGTMIGLPSGYFGGWVDKVIMGLMDAQLAFPGLVLALGITAALGPGLNNLIVAIGITATPTFGRLLRAQVLTLREREFIQAARCIGSSDLRIALRHILPNAVSPLIVQFSVAVGAAILTEANLSFLGLGVQPPAPSWGSMLREGYGFMDRAMWFPLSAGTVITLTVLGASFLGDSLRDLFDVRARADVL; this comes from the coding sequence ATGGCAGCACCGGCACTCAAGGAGGCGGATCGCGCCGAGGTCGGCCGGTCCCGCTCCAGGCAGGCCAGGCTGCGGCGGCTCGTTCTGCGGATGGGCGTGCGCGGCGTGCTCGGATTCTGCATGGTGACCGCGATCACCCTGGTCGCGTTTCTCGCGCCGGTCCTCGCGCCGTACGATCCCGGAAAGCAGGACTACACGGCGATCATGAAGCCGCCGAGCGCCGCTCACCTCCTCGGCACCGACAACCTCGGGCGGGATGTCCTCACGCGCGTCATCTACGGGGCGCAGGCGTCGGTGCGCGTCGGCCTGATGGCGGTCACCCTGGCGCTCGTTCTGGGGACCATGATCGGACTCCCTTCCGGGTACTTTGGCGGCTGGGTCGACAAGGTCATCATGGGGCTTATGGACGCCCAGTTGGCCTTCCCGGGGCTGGTGCTGGCCCTGGGGATCACCGCCGCGCTCGGGCCAGGGCTGAACAACCTGATCGTCGCGATCGGCATCACCGCAACCCCGACGTTCGGGCGCCTCTTACGGGCGCAGGTGCTGACCCTCCGCGAGCGCGAGTTCATCCAGGCTGCCCGGTGCATCGGTTCGAGCGACCTGCGGATCGCGCTGCGCCACATCCTGCCGAACGCCGTCAGCCCGCTGATCGTGCAGTTCTCGGTCGCGGTCGGCGCGGCGATTCTGACGGAGGCCAATCTCAGCTTCCTGGGGCTGGGCGTCCAGCCGCCCGCGCCAAGCTGGGGCTCCATGCTGCGCGAGGGGTACGGCTTCATGGACCGGGCCATGTGGTTCCCACTCTCGGCTGGCACGGTCATCACGCTCACGGTGCTCGGTGCAAGCTTCCTGGGCGATTCCCTGCGCGACCTGTTCGACGTGCGGGCGCGGGCCGACGTCTTGTAG
- a CDS encoding FAD-binding protein, producing MPDQIETDVLVVGAGGAGMRAAYEASLAGARVLVAVKGRFGAIGTRGAGGTAAAISERGGIKRIGAPNRTPEERLDPDQVYEDVIQCGLGLADPKLVRVLVEDAPATLRQLERWGLVPSFAEGYGAGTHGVPISMALQRTIQNSDVVVRNRTAVCELLVRDGACVGALAVDETTGETVTIKAGSTILATGGLGRTYWRNFHPSCVTGDGYALGYRAGAQLFNLEFHQIFIETVAPSINLVHTWLWESYPSLTNAAGEEILERYTPAGVDPRECMDQRRLHNPFSTRDPYSRYIDVAMAGEVKAGRGTPSGGVYVTIQDAERQIRPDLLDWYRYRGVHWDTGPVEISVGHHCSDGGLRIDTDAQTTVPGLFAAGELAAGPHGADRMGGNMLLASQVFGARAGRAAAAHARANGPVSLDATRLAEQEATLSAPGEGDLPVADTVNTLGRVVWDELLVGRTAEGLRRAQREIARIRAEDLPRLLIQSPLDRVRASELRNGLQAAELVAHAALTRQESRGGHHRADFPSQNDAEWLKVIVVQDRDGEIHSSFWAVDPAWRPRSTDMFGRRWG from the coding sequence ATGCCAGACCAGATAGAGACCGATGTCCTGGTTGTCGGTGCGGGCGGGGCCGGCATGCGCGCCGCCTACGAGGCCAGCCTGGCCGGGGCGCGGGTGTTGGTCGCCGTCAAGGGGCGATTCGGGGCTATCGGGACGCGCGGCGCGGGCGGCACCGCCGCCGCGATCTCCGAGCGGGGTGGAATCAAACGCATCGGCGCGCCGAACCGGACGCCGGAGGAGCGCCTCGACCCCGATCAGGTGTACGAAGACGTGATCCAGTGTGGGCTCGGCCTGGCCGATCCGAAGCTCGTCCGCGTCCTGGTCGAGGACGCGCCAGCAACGCTTCGCCAGCTCGAAAGGTGGGGGCTGGTGCCAAGCTTCGCCGAGGGCTACGGCGCGGGCACACACGGCGTGCCGATCTCGATGGCGTTGCAGCGAACGATCCAGAACAGCGACGTGGTCGTGCGGAACCGTACCGCCGTCTGCGAGCTGCTCGTGCGGGACGGGGCCTGCGTCGGGGCGCTGGCCGTCGACGAGACGACTGGCGAGACCGTCACCATCAAGGCCGGGTCCACCATCCTGGCGACCGGCGGGCTTGGCCGGACGTACTGGCGAAACTTCCACCCCTCGTGCGTGACCGGCGACGGCTACGCGCTCGGGTACCGCGCCGGCGCGCAGTTGTTCAACCTGGAGTTCCACCAGATCTTCATCGAGACCGTCGCGCCCAGCATCAACCTCGTCCACACCTGGCTGTGGGAGTCGTATCCGAGCCTGACCAACGCGGCCGGTGAGGAGATCCTGGAGCGGTACACCCCAGCCGGGGTGGACCCGCGCGAGTGCATGGATCAGCGCCGCCTGCACAACCCGTTCAGCACGCGCGATCCGTACTCTCGCTACATCGACGTGGCGATGGCGGGCGAGGTCAAGGCCGGACGCGGCACGCCGAGCGGCGGCGTCTACGTGACGATCCAGGATGCCGAGCGCCAGATCCGGCCCGACTTGCTGGACTGGTACCGCTATCGCGGCGTGCACTGGGACACGGGGCCGGTAGAGATCAGCGTCGGCCACCACTGCAGCGACGGTGGCCTGCGTATCGACACTGACGCGCAGACGACGGTGCCGGGCCTGTTCGCGGCCGGCGAGCTGGCGGCCGGGCCGCATGGCGCTGACCGCATGGGCGGGAACATGCTGCTGGCGTCCCAGGTCTTCGGTGCGCGGGCCGGCCGGGCCGCGGCAGCGCATGCCCGGGCCAACGGGCCGGTGTCGCTCGACGCGACGCGGCTGGCCGAGCAGGAAGCCACCCTCAGTGCGCCGGGCGAAGGCGATCTGCCGGTCGCGGACACCGTCAACACGCTCGGACGCGTGGTCTGGGATGAGCTGCTGGTCGGGCGCACTGCCGAGGGCTTGCGGCGGGCACAGCGCGAGATCGCCCGGATTCGCGCCGAGGACCTGCCGCGCCTGCTGATCCAATCGCCGCTGGACCGGGTCAGAGCGTCCGAGCTGCGAAACGGACTCCAGGCCGCCGAGCTGGTGGCGCACGCGGCGCTGACGCGGCAGGAGAGTCGAGGCGGGCATCACCGCGCGGACTTCCCGAGCCAAAACGATGCCGAGTGGCTCAAGGTCATCGTCGTGCAGGACCGCGACGGCGAGATCCACTCCAGCTTCTGGGCAGTTGATCCGGCGTGGCGGCCACGCTCGACGGACATGTTCGGTCGACGGTGGGGGTGA
- a CDS encoding CoA transferase yields MNQDDGSVGALSHVRVLDLSDEKGVYAAKLLADLGADTIKVEPPGGDLTRQFGPFVDDVPDPARSLFFFHYNTNKRGITLDVERAEGRRLLLELVRRADILIESFPPGFLAGLDLAYADLARINPGLVMASITPFGQHGPHAHYKGSDLVAWAMSGYMAIMGYEDLSLPPLTVPFLQCCHTAGYYAATTALAAVLYRATTGRGQHIDVSMQEAMATMSETPNVFYSMDEVVLTRQWGYNGDPSGLRVFRSKDGYVDMGLGPFRRDIWPRWMTWMDADGQLGDLGDERWLDREWGMAHCDQMYGQVEAWTTTRTGYDLFNEAQTRRLEVAPVNDIPAVLADPQLNARGYFVQVPHPELDRTVTYAGAPYDLHGTPWSIRRRAPLLGEHNREIYLGELGLTEQALQEHREHGVI; encoded by the coding sequence TTGAATCAAGACGATGGATCTGTCGGTGCTCTGAGTCACGTTCGGGTTCTTGACCTTTCTGACGAGAAGGGCGTCTACGCCGCCAAGCTCCTGGCCGACCTGGGAGCTGACACGATCAAGGTCGAGCCGCCGGGTGGCGATCTGACGCGTCAGTTCGGCCCGTTCGTGGACGACGTCCCCGATCCAGCCAGGAGCCTCTTCTTCTTCCACTACAACACGAACAAGCGCGGGATCACGCTCGACGTCGAGCGTGCCGAGGGCAGACGGCTCCTGCTCGAGCTTGTGCGTCGCGCAGACATCCTGATCGAGAGCTTTCCGCCCGGCTTCCTGGCCGGCCTGGACCTGGCCTATGCGGACCTGGCGCGGATCAACCCGGGTCTGGTGATGGCCTCCATCACGCCGTTCGGGCAGCACGGCCCCCATGCCCACTACAAGGGGTCCGATCTCGTGGCCTGGGCCATGAGCGGCTACATGGCGATCATGGGCTACGAGGATCTCAGCCTGCCGCCGCTGACCGTGCCCTTCCTCCAGTGCTGCCACACAGCCGGCTACTACGCGGCGACCACCGCCCTTGCGGCCGTCCTCTACCGCGCGACGACCGGACGCGGCCAGCACATCGACGTGTCGATGCAGGAAGCGATGGCCACCATGTCGGAGACGCCGAACGTCTTCTACAGCATGGACGAGGTCGTCCTGACGCGCCAGTGGGGCTACAACGGCGATCCGAGCGGGCTGCGGGTCTTCCGCTCCAAAGACGGCTACGTCGATATGGGCCTGGGGCCGTTTCGGCGCGATATCTGGCCCCGCTGGATGACCTGGATGGACGCCGACGGTCAGCTCGGTGACCTGGGTGACGAACGGTGGCTGGATCGCGAGTGGGGCATGGCGCACTGCGACCAGATGTATGGACAGGTCGAAGCGTGGACGACGACCCGGACCGGCTACGACCTCTTCAACGAGGCGCAGACACGTCGGCTGGAAGTCGCGCCGGTCAACGACATCCCGGCCGTGTTGGCGGACCCGCAGCTCAACGCCAGGGGCTATTTCGTCCAGGTGCCGCACCCCGAGCTTGACCGAACAGTCACCTACGCCGGGGCGCCCTACGACCTCCACGGGACGCCCTGGAGCATCCGGAGGCGAGCGCCGCTGCTGGGCGAGCACAATCGCGAGATCTACCTGGGCGAGCTTGGCCTCACCGAGCAGGCTCTGCAGGAGCACCGCGAGCACGGCGTGATCTGA
- a CDS encoding enoyl-CoA hydratase/isomerase family protein has product MAATTPQAYQYALYEKRDHTAIITINRPEVLNALSYPANEELYDIWTDVMEDPDIWTAILTGVGDRAFCAGADIKYMASLTERPSSGAREASDSRIQFAGFVHRQINKPIIAAVNGYCLGGGLETAMACDIVIASETARFGTPEIKNTGGYPSSGGVHRLPRHVPRKIAMQMLLTGDHITAEEALRYGLINKVVPLDRVMPEAIALADRINERPPVAARVIKELVNRSLDLPLEFPVDTRLSAWDLDDLVGGKIRDSEDWQSREGPRAFVEKRKPVWKGR; this is encoded by the coding sequence ATGGCAGCGACAACACCCCAGGCCTATCAGTACGCCCTGTACGAGAAGCGCGACCACACCGCGATCATCACGATCAATCGGCCCGAAGTGCTGAATGCCCTGAGCTACCCTGCCAACGAGGAGCTGTACGACATCTGGACCGACGTCATGGAGGATCCCGACATCTGGACGGCGATCCTGACCGGCGTCGGCGACCGGGCCTTCTGCGCGGGCGCTGACATCAAGTACATGGCGTCGCTCACCGAGCGCCCCTCGTCGGGCGCGCGCGAGGCCAGCGACTCGCGCATCCAGTTCGCCGGCTTCGTCCATCGGCAGATCAACAAGCCGATCATCGCCGCCGTCAATGGCTACTGCCTGGGCGGCGGCCTGGAGACGGCGATGGCCTGCGACATCGTCATTGCCTCCGAGACCGCCCGCTTCGGCACCCCGGAGATCAAGAACACCGGCGGGTACCCATCCTCGGGCGGCGTTCATCGGCTGCCCCGCCACGTGCCGCGCAAGATCGCGATGCAGATGCTGCTGACCGGCGACCACATCACGGCCGAGGAGGCGCTGCGGTACGGCCTGATCAACAAGGTCGTGCCGCTCGATCGCGTGATGCCCGAGGCGATAGCGCTCGCGGACCGCATCAACGAGCGCCCGCCCGTGGCGGCCAGGGTGATCAAGGAGCTGGTCAACCGGAGCCTGGACCTGCCGCTGGAGTTCCCGGTCGATACGCGCCTGAGCGCCTGGGATCTGGACGACCTCGTGGGCGGCAAGATCCGCGACTCCGAGGACTGGCAGTCCCGTGAGGGGCCGCGCGCGTTTGTCGAGAAGCGGAAGCCCGTCTGGAAGGGTCGGTAG
- a CDS encoding ABC transporter permease: MTTYIAQKLLATIPVMLLVSAGVFLLLHLIPGDPVAAMLGDNATPEAYANLKRELGLDLPLHEQYVRWLGRVVTGDLGRSIRSGQPIGAALRNAVGPTAELTVLALLFAIVVGLPAGIIAAVRPGSLPDVLLNLFALLGVSMPTFWSGLLLIFLFSLGLGWLPPSGYASLFDSPVESLRYMVLPMIALGSTVAAVVMRQTRASMVEVLSNDYIRTAWSKGLVERSVILRHALWNALIPVITVVGLTGGLLLGGAVITETIFAIPGMGRVIVTAIFERDFPTVQAGALLIASTVIMMNLVVDVLYAYVDPRVRY; the protein is encoded by the coding sequence ATGACGACGTACATCGCGCAGAAGCTGCTCGCCACGATTCCGGTCATGCTGCTGGTCTCGGCAGGCGTGTTTCTGCTCTTGCACTTGATCCCTGGTGACCCGGTCGCCGCGATGTTGGGAGACAACGCGACCCCCGAGGCCTACGCGAATCTCAAGCGCGAGCTTGGGTTGGATCTTCCGCTGCACGAGCAGTACGTCCGCTGGCTGGGGCGCGTCGTGACCGGCGACCTGGGGCGGTCGATCCGGAGCGGCCAGCCGATTGGCGCGGCGCTTCGGAACGCTGTCGGGCCAACTGCCGAGCTGACGGTGCTCGCCCTGCTGTTCGCCATCGTGGTCGGGTTACCGGCCGGGATCATCGCGGCCGTCCGGCCCGGTTCGCTGCCCGATGTGCTGCTCAACCTGTTCGCGCTGCTCGGCGTCAGCATGCCGACCTTCTGGTCGGGCCTCCTGCTCATCTTCCTGTTCTCGCTGGGCCTGGGGTGGCTCCCGCCCTCGGGCTACGCCAGCCTCTTCGATTCGCCGGTTGAGTCGCTGCGGTACATGGTGCTGCCGATGATCGCGCTCGGCTCGACGGTGGCGGCGGTCGTGATGCGCCAGACCCGGGCCAGCATGGTCGAAGTGCTCTCGAATGATTACATTCGCACGGCCTGGAGCAAGGGGCTGGTCGAGCGCTCGGTGATCCTGCGCCACGCCCTCTGGAACGCGCTGATCCCCGTCATCACCGTGGTGGGGCTGACCGGCGGCCTCTTGCTCGGGGGCGCGGTGATCACCGAGACCATCTTCGCGATCCCAGGGATGGGACGCGTGATCGTCACGGCGATCTTCGAGCGTGACTTCCCGACGGTGCAGGCGGGGGCGCTGTTGATCGCATCGACCGTGATCATGATGAATCTGGTGGTCGACGTGTTGTACGCCTACGTCGATCCCCGTGTTCGGTACTAG